CTGGAATTCAAAATAATATAAAATAAAAAGATATTTTAAATTTTTTTTACCTTTCATAAACTAATTCATCATTCTCCTTTGCTGAACTAAAATCTTTATTGTTGATTTTTAAAATTTTGCTAATAAAAGTATGATTATTTTTTTTTGTTATTATTAATTTGATTTCATCGTTTTTCTTTACTTGTTCATAAAATGCATTAACTTGTTTTTTATTTAAAAGAAATAATTTTAAAGTTTTTTCGTTTTTATATTTTAGTATCATAAAAAGAGTTTTAGTTTCATTAGTTTTATAGTCTTTTATTTTTGTATATATTTAAGTTTTGCACTTATGCTAATAGATTTTTCATTAGCATAATTAATAGTTTTTTTAGACTTTAGATCATCAGTTTTATAATGATTTAAATTCAGTCAATTTAAATAATGTAATTTTTTCTGATATGCATTTTTTAAATCATTATCCATGCTAAATTCATCAGCATCTTTAAAATTTAAAAAGTCAATTACATAAATATTTTGAAAATTATTTTTAAAAAGTTTTTTAATAATTTCATAAGTAGCTTGTTTACCTGCTTCATCACTATCTAAAGCTAAAGTTATTTGTTTATTTTTTAATATTTTGATATGATGATTTGAGAGATTTATACCCATTAGCGCAACTGAGTTATAAATTTGATTTCTTTCAAAAGCTAAAACATCCATATAACCTTCAGTTAAAATAATTTCTTCATTATTTTTTGCGTTAAATCAATTCAATAATATTTTGTTTTTGTTAAATACAGAGTTTTCTTTTGAGTTAAGATATTTAGGAAAATTACTATTGTTATCTAAAGTTCTCCCTGCAAATCCAACAATTTCATTAAATTCATTTTTAATTGGAAAAATAATTCTATTAATAAAAAAAGAATTTTCATTTTCGGTTAATAAAGATGAATTTATTAATATGTCTTTAGGTATTTTTTTAACATTAATTAAAAAATTTTTAAACTTTGCATTATTTGAGTTATAACCAATATCAAATTTTTGAATAATATTGTTATTTAATTTTCTTTTGTTTAAAAATGTTTTAAGTAAGATATTTTCATTTATTTCACTTAATAAATTTACTTTAAATAAAATAGTTGCCAATGAATTAACGTTGATAATTTCTTTTTCATTTGTCTGAAAGTCATTTTCCGGTTTTTTAAATTGATGTTTTTTTAATGAAATTATATGAAATTTATTTGTTAGCCATTCAATTGCTTGTTTTGTATCAATTTTTTGATATTCTTTGACTAATTCAATTGCATTTCCGCCTTTATTACAACCAAAGCATTTTCAAATGTTTTTGGAAGGGGAAATAATCAATGATGCATTTTTATCACCATGAAAAGGGCAAATGACTTTAAAGTTAGAACCTTGTTTTATTAATTTAAAAAATTCTTGTGCAACATCAACTATGCTGAAATTAAAAATATTATTTTTGTTTTTATCTTGATTTATTTTCATTATTTTTACCTATAACTTTTTAATCATTTATTAAGTCATAACCTTTATCAAAAGATTTTTTAATTTGATATATTTTGTATGGCATTCAAGTTAATTTTTTAATAATTTTTTTAAGTAATGTTTTTTCATGAAATTTACTAGATTTTAATTTTGCAATTATTTTTTCATTTAAAAAAGCAGCATTTTTTAAAATTTGATTATTAAGTTGATTATTAAATTCATTAAGTTGATTATTAATAAATTCAGTTTTTTCTTCATCAAAAATTTTATCTATTTCTAATTCTTGGAGTGTGTCAAGTTTTTGTTGAAAAATATTAACCTTTTTAAAAAATAATTCATTGTTTTTCAACAAATAATCTTTAATTGCTATAACTGATTCTTGTATTTCTTTAGGTGCTAAATTAAAAGTAGGCTTTTTATTGTTTTTGTAATATTTTTTTATTTTTTGAAGGTCATCATAAAAATTATTTTGTTCATTAAACATTACTTTAAAAATTGGTTCATGCTTAATTTCTGTTTTAATTTCAAAAACTTCTTTTTTGATATTTCATAGAGTTTCATAATCTTTTTTGTGCAAAAGTTTCATGTCTAAATATTTTTGAAATTTTTTAATATTTTCAATTTCTAATGAGCCTTTTGATCTAAATTTAAATTTTTTTTGTTTGTAATTTCATGTAGTAGGCATCTTCTCACTAAAAAGAATATGAAAATGTGGGTGTTTAGTATTGGTATGAATTG
This sequence is a window from Mesomycoplasma neurolyticum. Protein-coding genes within it:
- the mobL gene encoding relaxase MobL, with translation MQSSVFKITRFAKGTNEYYKKGKVIDYITRPSAVYKSTKTSNEILALVNEQTQLEKVLNSLVNEQSSINSGLFKIKNKKANLIAVEKAKNIYKKLKKEQLIWDAVLSFEYERMKNANIVSQQEYADFLASNFEYFLKSEKFNLKNLDILFAIHTNTKHPHFHILFSEKMPTTWNYKQKKFKFRSKGSLEIENIKKFQKYLDMKLLHKKDYETLWNIKKEVFEIKTEIKHEPIFKVMFNEQNNFYDDLQKIKKYYKNNKKPTFNLAPKEIQESVIAIKDYLLKNNELFFKKVNIFQQKLDTLQELEIDKIFDEEKTEFINNQLNEFNNQLNNQILKNAAFLNEKIIAKLKSSKFHEKTLLKKIIKKLTWMPYKIYQIKKSFDKGYDLIND
- the dnaG gene encoding DNA primase, translating into MKINQDKNKNNIFNFSIVDVAQEFFKLIKQGSNFKVICPFHGDKNASLIISPSKNIWKCFGCNKGGNAIELVKEYQKIDTKQAIEWLTNKFHIISLKKHQFKKPENDFQTNEKEIINVNSLATILFKVNLLSEINENILLKTFLNKRKLNNNIIQKFDIGYNSNNAKFKNFLINVKKIPKDILINSSLLTENENSFFINRIIFPIKNEFNEIVGFAGRTLDNNSNFPKYLNSKENSVFNKNKILLNWFNAKNNEEIILTEGYMDVLAFERNQIYNSVALMGINLSNHHIKILKNKQITLALDSDEAGKQATYEIIKKLFKNNFQNIYVIDFLNFKDADEFSMDNDLKNAYQKKLHYLNWLNLNHYKTDDLKSKKTINYANEKSISISAKLKYIQK